A segment of the Lycium barbarum isolate Lr01 chromosome 7, ASM1917538v2, whole genome shotgun sequence genome:
GTTCAATCAAGATTGAGTCCATTCCACACGATGACGATCCACCACAAAGTGTTGACAAATCTCTTGAATGGCTCCTTGCTTTGTTATCTAAAAGCTTGGGAGCAATTGTTGAGAAATTATCTGATTCTGAGTACCCTGTGAAAGTTCTTGTTTATGATTCAATCATACCTAGGCCAATTGACTTGGCACATCAGCTAGGACTCAAAGGAGCTGCATTTTTCACACAATCTTGTTCTCTAAGTGCCATATACTATCATATGGATCCAGAAACAAGTAAAGTTCCTTTAGATGGCTCTGTTGTAACTTTGCCTTCACTTCCATTGCTGGAAAAGGAAGATTTGCCTTCTTTCATCTATGAGAGTGATTTGTATCCATCTCTGACAAGGATTATCTTCAGTCAAAACATCCATTTCAAGAAAGCAGATTGGCTTTTCTTCAACACATGTGATGTGTTGGAAAAGGAGGTAAACTCTCTCAACCATGACAACAGAAAAAATGTCAAAATTTACCCATGTACTATACATGGAATGTGGTGATCTAGTAGgtcagttggttgactacctgaactttcaccttgttggtgagggctCGAATCCCCACGTTGCAATCCCCTTcctcatttccccttcccctaccccctatgtcataataataattttttaaaaaaaagtactaTACATggaatattttaattttatcattcgttatactttgggtccattCATATTCTTGCCCTTAGCAAATTGTTCTCATTATTTGCCCTCGACCTTTATAGATCTCAAATTTGAAGTATAACGGCGGATAACTTTAAAAAATAGTTAAAAGTAGAGGGATACATTTGATATTTTTTCGAAGTATTTTGACAAGTGAAGTTTACAAAGTTCGCGCCGGAGCTCCGTTAAAGTCAAGGCAAATACGAGACAATTTGCTAACAACAAAGATTTGATTAACGTTAAAGTTTAAGAGGGTAAAATTAGATATTGCATATCATAGAAGAGTATATTTTTACTTTTGtctttttaaaataagtactattattattattaatattttttttatccaCTGCACGCAAAGTGACCATCCAAAGTGCTACATTAATATACTCACTTCGTGTTTGCAAATGTGGAGTTTATGAAACACGCCTTTTTCCACATACCAAAAATGAGATCAGAAATTTCTAGTCTTAATCATTtcataatatttttgtgattaTAACTGCAAGTGTTTTATAAGtattttttttgggtaaataaTTTCTAGTCTTAATCATTTCAAGGAAAAACAAAATTGCACTAGGATTGGGCATGCTGCCCCAACATCTAGGATCTTTAACTACATCACTACCTCTCATTAACAATACTCAATGGTCATATTGGATATACATTCAGCTTAAACAACTTCCTAGCTAGTCTAGGCATTAAGCTAGCTCTAATATATATGAAGGGGCGGAGCCAGGTGGATGCAAGAGGCTCGGccaaaaattacattgtatacaCAATGTTAAATTGTTTTTATGTGGATATAGTAGACTTTGAATCCCTTGACTTCTTATTGTATTTACTTATTTATATTTTGAAGCTTCTCAGTGAAATCCTGGCTCTACCACTTATATACCTCCTGAATTATCACCTTCATGACTACTTCAGAATAAGATCTCGaatgaacaatccttaagttccTCTCTTGCCAGACTTGTAGGTACTCCCCAACTTGGAATTTTCTCTCTGGTGTATAATCTACCAAGTTCAGCCAATCTCAACATGAAGATCCACCTAGGTGATCCATAGTTAATCTCAACATGAAGATCCACCTAGGTGATCCATAGTTGTTAAGGACAAATCGGAAGTTTAAATTAAAGAGCTTCataatatatatagaaaaaaatgtATAATTCTTTTTCTAGCAGACTAAATAAGAAAGTACCACATAAAATTGAACAGAAGGTGTACTATTTAAACAGGCTAGATATACACACACATCCTTGCATAGTGCTATACCAAAAATCCAGGGCCGGCCTAAGGGTAAGGCAAATAAAGCCTTTGTCTTAGGCCCCCAAATATTTAGGGCCCCAAAATTACTACAAATACTAGGtattatattattataaatattaataattaaaaaatttaaactttTATTTTAGTGGTTGAAGTTGTACAGACGAGTGATTAAATAACGGTAAAAAATTCCATTAAATTAAATAGTATATTAATTTTCCTTGTTTATTCTAATTTTTCTATCTCTATGTACACTCATTCTCTTTCACGTTTTTAATCATTTTATTTTCGATTTTTCTAAATTAGCTATTTAATTTTGTCATGTTTGATCCATGCATCAGAAATTAAGTacatttgtctttttttttttaactgagaaATCACTAAAAGCAAGTGACATAAAGTTAGAAACTCGATAGATAATAGGCCTGTTTTTCTACCTTAATGCACTTAATTACCATGCTTTTGCCTACGGTAAAGTTCGGAATTGCGATGACTGATGTGCGTGCTCTTACCTTTAGATAAAAAATTTGGGGGTTCTTTCGTGTCTCATTATAAATTATATGAATTTACGAAATAAATTTAGGGCCCTCTTGATATATTTTTGCTTTAGGCCATCAACATCATTGAGCCGCCCCTGCAAAAATCTAAAGTTTTTGTTGTTGAATATGTACAGGTGATCGATTGGCTAAGGACACAATATCCAATCAAAACCGTCGgaccaacaattccatcaatgTATCTTGACAAGAGACTAAAGGAAGACAAAGAATATGGTTTGAGTCTCTTCAAGCCTAATAGTGAAACTTGTGTGAAGTGGCTAGATTCAAGGGAAATTGGCTCTGTTGTGTATGTAGCATTTGGAagtttggccagtcttggagaACAACAAATGGAGGAACTAGCATGGGGATTGATGACGAGCAACTTCCATTTCTTGTGGGTCGTTAGAACTTCTGAAGAAAACAAACTCCCTAATGAATTCATGTTGAAGTTATCAGAAAGAGGACTAATTGTGAATTGGTGCCCTCAACTTGATGTCTTGGTTCATCAATCAGTTGGATGTTTTTTTACTCATTGTGGATGGAACTCGACGCTCGAAGCACTGTGTTTGGGAGTACCAATGGTAGCCATGCCCCAATGGTCAGATCAACCGACTAATGCAAAATTTATTAGTGATGTATGGCAAACAGGAATTCGAGTTAAGGCTGGAGAAGATGGTGTAGTTAACAGAGATGAAATCGCGAGTTCCATAAGGGAAGTCATGGAGGAAGAGAAAGGTATAATGCTTAAGGAGAATGCAATTAAATGGAAACAATTGGCTAAGGCAGCAATAGATGAAGGAGGGAGTTCTGATAAGAATATTGAAGAATTTCTTTCAAACTTGTAATGCTCTAGCTGTTTAAATAGCTTGCATTTCATTTTCGTTTTAAACTAAACAGCCACGTAGTTGCTTAAAGAACTCTCGTAATGTTTATGGTTGTTTAGAAAAATTCCCCCTTTTTTTAACCGAACGACCTGAGTTGCGCCTTGTGCATGTTTGTTGCACAAGTTGTAGGCCCTCTAGCCATGTCCACTGCACTTTCAGGAGAAGAAGAGGAGGCGGAGGCAGGGGCGGGACTAGCACTTTGATTACCGGTCGACTGAATCTAGTAGCTTCGGTCAAAACCGTGTATTTGTATTAAGAAATTCATTGAATAAGTGTAAATTACTAATTTAAAACTCAATAACTTAAAAAGACTAGAATCTCGAACCCACTATCTTTGGAGGAtgaggagaaggaggagaagaagaaacgaaaatgaaaaacaaaaactCGAATTCCGATGGTTCAATTTTCCAAACGATTAGCATGTAAaagaaacaaggaaaataaataaatacatacTGTAAGCATGTAAAGAGTGTCCTAAAGTTAAGGCTGAATTTTTCTGACTTCGATGTATACTAGAGATTCCTTCAGCACTCGACATTTTGAAGATCAGGAAACAATGTTCTTTTTCAATAGTATGGTATGGATTTGAATTAGggggtactttttttttttctagttaaATTTCTTATTATCCTTTCAATAGCCAGAAGATGCAAATGATTGTTCTGAAAGGGGGTTTGCCTATTAATGAATTTTTTGAATTTCTCTCAGTGATTGTCATATTCACTAGTACTATACAGTAgacctgtcaaccggttccaaccggaaccggaccgggaaccggttaggaaaccggccggttccggttccaaaaccgaaaccgcctaaccggttccggttccaaaaccgaaaccgcctaaccggttccggttaaccggttttaaagtccaaaccggaaccggtccggtttggattggttaaaatatttttttttgttttttgtattatatatatatatattatagtatttatttgtatattataggtatatttacatatgttatacaactttataattaaagtttaaatatttactgactaacagcctaacagcaagtcagcaatacagaatagtgcttttcgtacacatatatatgtataacttacatactatactctatatacttatatagttaTATATATGGTATAGCTTAATatctatatataggtataacttaatatatatatttatataatatatatacttatatactatatatacttatatatgtatataacttaatatatatagtatatatactatatatacttatatatatgtactatatactatatatacttacttatatactatatacacttacttatatactatatatacttgtatatatgtactatatactatatatacttacttatatactatatatacttatatatgtgtataacttaatatatatagtatatatacttacttatatatatagtatatatacttacttatatatacttgtatatatgtactatatactatatatacttacttatatactatatatacttatattcctaacttaataaaagtaaaaatatgaacacaagtaaatagaagaaagctcaatgagccatatattttattcattcttggataacatttatttgcaagttgtatttttttttaacttgcaaataatacatgagttatacaaaaatagtagaataataaaatcaccaattttgaaccatttcgttaatttcccccacatcatattcggtcatggaaatatcttcaaagtcttccatttggtccggtccactagctatcaaatcttcaatttcttcctcttcgccttgctccgcttctgagttttggttgtgtcgctccgatctaatccaatctcgaatgcacactagtacttgcaagctaaagccggataatgaatgtctatggtctccaatttgttgtcttccttggctaaatgcgctctccgaagccacggttgatacttgaaccgtaaggatatctcgagacattcttgaaagtaccggatagcttgccttgtacttcttccaccatgctaagacgtccaagtcatccttgatatccacatttggctgcatcaaataaaagttaaattcatcaaagtttgcagtagaagaagacgttggctgtgaatgtaaaacttttaaacccgacaagccctttttgctactctgagaagtagtagggcgtggagcaacgggtgtagcacgttcttccaaactagaataatgagtaaaaactcttctaaactcatcatcaatagcgagatcggcttcagctaaagatggttgaactccctcttcaatttctaaaaatgtataaatttgactaaccaaatttttagtataagacacttttaaacaaagatttaaaagggaacccaatataaataaagttgggatgggaaaaaaatacttcttaaatttgattatcatttcaaaaatagccacttgataatcgggtttatatttatactcttgtaaaactctagctatttccgctaagtaggctaaaattccggttaccgtgggatagaattgtctagaaaaagcaagagttgcattataaaaattttctaagagttcaatacattctttaacatcttcccaatgcctaaaagttaaccaatcctcactatcaatattatacttgttgtgaacttgttgtatgggaatcctatactcatatgcttgttgtagcataatgtaagtgtagttccacctaatctcaatttctacttgaattttcctaggtctaaggttattttccacacaaacattcttaaaatctctaattcttcccctattagcattacaaaaaagaaacgcaacagcatttctaactttttgaacagaatcatcaaaatgcataagaccatctttaacaattaaatttaaaatgtgacaactacatcttacatgaaaaatatttcttagaggagggtttatttctctttttaaaagaccaattgcctttgtattattagaagcattatctaaagcaatacaaagtgtttttctataaatgttaaaaaatctcattatagtagacattgaatcggctaaaatttttccatcgtgacgaccttttccttcgtcgtataaaaaagctataattcttttttgcataacccagttgtcatcaacccaatgacatgtaatagcaaaaaaatctaaatggttaatactaagacccaaatcagcggtaagacaaacattacaatttaaagaattaaatacatggcgcaaataaaatctatattttttaaacaaatctataacatcggctctacaagtacttctaggaataccctcaaataacgggttataacaacgttgaatgtaagtaacaaaccccaaacccgagggaaaggaaaatggtaaacaatcataagctaccattttagctatttctacgcgttcttttttcttgtcatacttaaaatttctaccggttcgtgggtctatcgtcatttgaatcccccccacatttgaacccgtttgttctccccaaatatccatatgtttggttctcatatgagcatttagtgtacccgttccaccatccttaccagttccttgcttaaaactaaatacttgtgcacatagggtacatgtaactgattggttttccctattcttagtcataaatttccaaactttagctgttggcttacgagttctaggcggtttgtcttgtgtatgtgattgtgcaggacctgtatctcctatgggattttcggggggttgtgtttcatcatcatcatcatctaagtcttcattaaaagtgtcggtaaaatgttgttgcattgcctcatgacctaaaagtggattatttccaccaacatcaatacctaaattaggtgtttcttccacaaatgtttcctcattaagcgcacccctaacagtacgactactactaccggcaccacgtcttaatctctttgacattattaaatagaaataatttaaatcacaatcaaataaatcacaagaaaataaattacaacaaattaaatttgctagaattaaattgcgtaaattaaatttcgaaaaataaattgctagaattaaattgcgaaaattaaagatagagttggaacgaaggtaccaaattgccgaattaatttccaacaaagcgaagacggctagaattgcaaatccaccaaagctacttcggattgttgcaaaatcaccaactccaccaacaatattataattgcaaaattaataattgaaagttgaaactataataagactttgtggctaattattgcaaagtaactataattgagagattgagatttgagagaaagatgaagaagagtgaattgaaatgaaaatgaagaagggtttatataggggtgggggaggggttaaagtgtt
Coding sequences within it:
- the LOC132604323 gene encoding mogroside IE synthase-like, whose product is MEEITNKAHVLVLPYPIQGHINPMVQFSKRLASRGVKVTLVTIDYVSKNMPKEFGSIKIESIPHDDDPPQSVDKSLEWLLALLSKSLGAIVEKLSDSEYPVKVLVYDSIIPRPIDLAHQLGLKGAAFFTQSCSLSAIYYHMDPETSKVPLDGSVVTLPSLPLLEKEDLPSFIYESDLYPSLTRIIFSQNIHFKKADWLFFNTCDVLEKEVIDWLRTQYPIKTVGPTIPSMYLDKRLKEDKEYGLSLFKPNSETCVKWLDSREIGSVVYVAFGSLASLGEQQMEELAWGLMTSNFHFLWVVRTSEENKLPNEFMLKLSERGLIVNWCPQLDVLVHQSVGCFFTHCGWNSTLEALCLGVPMVAMPQWSDQPTNAKFISDVWQTGIRVKAGEDGVVNRDEIASSIREVMEEEKGIMLKENAIKWKQLAKAAIDEGGSSDKNIEEFLSNL